From the Camelus bactrianus isolate YW-2024 breed Bactrian camel chromosome 4, ASM4877302v1, whole genome shotgun sequence genome, the window ACTATTTTAGCAAAATACCAAACACTTTCCATACACAGTGTTGATCTGGACACAGCAGGGTCTCCAGGGCACAGGCTGGGTGGGGCCATGGGGACAGGACGCAGGCAGCTGGGCCCACTCGGGCCACGACAAGGTCACCGTTCAGCAGTGGGACAAGGCCCCGCAGTGAGCATCCCTTGGACCGTGGAACACGCCAGCCCCATTCTCCTCCCTTTCAATGTCCAGCTGTGCACGATGTGGGCCTGATGGTTCTCCTGTGTAGGCTCATTCAGGAGTGCGGGGCAGGGCGAGGAGCTCCTGTCCCCCGAGGAGAAAGGTGCCTTAGAGCcgggcggggagggaggaggggtcctGCCCAGGGTGGGCCCCTCGGTGCCCGGGGATCACACAAGCCCAGCCACACGGTCACCGAGGGCCTCAGGGCTCCAGGAGGAGGGCGGGGAGCTGGCCCTCTTCCAGGCTCACCTGCAGGGTCCTGGACCAGCCCCTCGGCCCCTCCAAGCGTCAGGGTCCAGCCCTGGAAACAGGGAGAGTTGAAGCATCTGGTTGCAGTGGCTGCACAGTGGCGGTGAGGGCGAACGGGGAGGTGAGGTGAGCAAAACAAACGCGGAAAGCTGTGCTGGCCAAGCgtctcttctgcctcctgaccgcTGCCCACCAGCACGCCCACCTGTGAGGGGGCCGAACCCAGGGACCGTCACTCAGTGTCTGTGAGTGGTGGTGGGGCAGGGGCACTCGAGCCACTCTGCAGGGCCTGGAAGGGGGCACAGCGCAGATAGTGGCGGCCACGCCTGGTCCTGAACAGACATGAGAAGCTGGGCAGTGGTCAGGGAGGTGGACCCAAGTCTAACAGTACAGGCCCAGCCTCCCAGACATGGCCTCCGACCGGCACCCAGCACCCCcgaccccaccctccacccccacaggCAGCAGCACTGGCAACTCAATTGCTCCCATGGGCAATTCGGGCTCTCCAACCTGGGACGCCGTGGTGTCTGGTGACAGCAGGCGCTAACCCACGTGTGCCGTCTGCAATGGGCACGGGCTCGGGCTCCCGCTGTCCACCTCTGGTCACATGGTCACCGGGATGGAGGCCTGGCTGACAGGTCCAGTGATGAAGGAAGGTGGGACATGACGTGGACACAGGTGACTGACACACACCCTGAGTGTCTAACCATCGGTCATAAGCTGGATAGGGACTGGCCGCACCTATCTGACAGACAGAGCAACACACGATGAGGTCCACACTCTAGCAGGACAGAAACTTGCTTGGCCAAATGAGCCTGCCCTGCGAAATGCATGAACCCCACCCGCCCATGATTGCCACTCATGAAGCAGGCTAGGCCACCAGCAGCCGCCGAAGAGGACTTTGTGGGGCACAGAATGACAGGACAGCCCTGTGCCTACTGCACTTACACTCAcctaccaccccaccccactcccacctcctgtGGCCCAGCTTCCTTATGTGAGTCTGTCAGTTGTCAGTCCTGTGCGGGGTCAGTGCACAAAGCTCAAAGCACACCTCCACCTGCCCtgtgggcgggggcggggccaccGAAGGACAAGCACAGGCCCCGACCTCATCGGGCTCCCAGTGTGAGTGGGGCTGGTCCAGCTCGGGCAGCACTGTGGAAACGGGTACAGAGGGCATGTGGGGGAACACAGGGCTTTCAGGGAGCCAAAAGGCATCTGGGGGACACAGGGCGCTGCCACCCAGGGGGCCTGAATCAGTGCCCAGGTGTGAGCGCCAGAGGGCAGCCGTCAGACGTGGGGTGCCTGGATACAGTAACATCTGCACAGGCCAAGGGCAAGTGCACTCCGCCATGTCCAAAGTCACGAGAGAACCCACGGCACGGCAAGTCCTTGACACAAAGGCTAAGTAAATGCAATGTGTTATCTTTTCACTTCCCCCATGATAAACTTGTTCTCTGTTTAGTGCCTTATTCCTTGGATGCTACTAGTTCATTTGTTGAATAAGTTTTCAGAATTCTGCATGCACAGAGGAGTCACTTTACATAACGCAACAGTCTTTGGGTCCTTTTTCAATTcacccctccctccaacctccacCAGAccttctgccccctgccccatcGTTCATCTACCCAAATCTTCCTCTGCCCCGGAGCCACAAGACACATATAAACGTGGACACGAAACACACTCTACATACAGCTGGTACCAATGTGATGCTGGCACGTGGAAGACAAACGGGGCAGTGGGATGGTTCTCCAGAACCACTGAAGGGAACCAGTTTACACGAGACCCCAATACAACACAGAGTTGAAGTTTAATTCATTGGTCAAAGCACGCATTACTGAAGAGTCAGCTCTGGCACACTGGAAGGAGATAAAACCAGACTCCCCCTTTCTCAGGCATCTTACTCCATATGATGCACAAGCATTTCAGACATGCTCAAGAGCAGAATTTGTACACAAAACAATAGAACGTCTGCCAGCAAAAGTCGTCAGCAAGACTTCCAGGGGCGGGAGAAAGTTACAGTGGTCCCTCCTCTCGCCAGACCCCTGGCAGCAGTTCCTCAAAGCCACTGCTGATTCTGAGGCTTGGCAGGCCCACCAGCGTGCACAGAACAGAGCTACAAAGGGAAGATCAGGCCGGACGCACTGCACATTTCTGTACCCACAGAAAACAGGGAGACAAAAGCCCAGGCAACAGGGAGCCCAGATGATGGGCAGCCTGCACAGCGGGGGGCCAGGATAGCCTTTCAGGGCAGCAGCGTGCTCACCAAAGCAG encodes:
- the LOC123612664 gene encoding uncharacterized protein LOC123612664 isoform X3 is translated as MECWASSKKWIPCSDRVSPAQGTQLSALIGAASPYPAYDRWLDTQGVCQSPVSTSCPTFLHHWTCQPGLHPGDHVTRGGQREPEPVPIADGTRGLAPAVTRHHGVPGGRAGGQRSGGRRDAWPAQLSAFVLLTSPPRSPSPPLCSHCNQMLQLSLFPGLDPDAWRGRGAGPGPCRALGLSVTLRGRSDTTNSNVGSCQAPAGRRVCAVEPQFSQDDILKGSVSPSHGEGEAQRKGV
- the LOC123612664 gene encoding uncharacterized protein LOC123612664 isoform X10; this translates as MIVAIIPGFALMPRLCHQQVVERSRTPVAEMFDDTHHQIGAASPYPAYDRWLDTQGVCQSPVSTSCPTFLHHWTCQPGLHPGDHVTRGGQREPEPVPIADGTRGLAPAVTRHHGVPGLDPDAWRGRGAGPGPCRSSSPCPALLNEPTQENHQAHIVHSWTLKGRRMGLACSTVQGMLTAGPCPTAER
- the LOC123612664 gene encoding uncharacterized protein LOC123612664 isoform X4, whose product is MFDDTHHQIGAASPYPAYDRWLDTQGVCQSPVSTSCPTFLHHWTCQPGLHPGDHVTRGGQREPEPVPIADGTRGLAPAVTRHHGVPGGRAGGQRSGGRRDAWPAQLSAFVLLTSPPRSPSPPLCSHCNQMLQLSLFPGLDPDAWRGRGAGPGPCRALGLSVTLRGRSDTTNSNVGSCQAPAGRRVCAVEPQFSQDDILKGSVSPSHGEGEAQRKGV
- the LOC123612664 gene encoding uncharacterized protein LOC123612664 isoform X5, producing the protein MIVAIIPGFALMPRLCHQQVVERSRTPVAEMFDDTHHQIGAASPYPAYDRWLDTQGVCQSPVSTSCPTFLHHWTCQPGLHPGDHVTRGGQREPEPVPIADGTRGLAPAVTRHHGVPGPGVAATICAVPPSRPCRVARVPLPHHHSQTLSDGPWVRPPHRWACWWAAVRRQKRRLASTAFRVCFAHLTSPFALTATVQPLQPDASTLPVSRAGP
- the LOC123612664 gene encoding uncharacterized protein LOC123612664 isoform X2 — protein: MIVAIIPGFALMPRLCHQQVVERSRTPVAEMFDDTHHQIGAASPYPAYDRWLDTQGVCQSPVSTSCPTFLHHWTCQPGLHPGDHVTRGGQREPEPVPIADGTRGLAPAVTRHHGVPGGRAGGQRSGGRRDAWPAQLSAFVLLTSPPRSPSPPLCSHCNQMLQLSLFPGLDPDAWRGRGAGPGPCRSSSPCPALLNEPTQENHQAHIVHSWTLKGRRMGLACSTVQGMLTAGPCPTAER
- the LOC123612664 gene encoding uncharacterized protein LOC123612664 isoform X1, yielding MIVAIIPGFALMPRLCHQQVVERSRTPVAEMFDDTHHQIGAASPYPAYDRWLDTQGVCQSPVSTSCPTFLHHWTCQPGLHPGDHVTRGGQREPEPVPIADGTRGLAPAVTRHHGVPGGRAGGQRSGGRRDAWPAQLSAFVLLTSPPRSPSPPLCSHCNQMLQLSLFPGLDPDAWRGRGAGPGPCRALGLSVTLRGRSDTTNSNVGSCQAPAGRRVCAVEPQFSQDDILKGSVSPSHGEGEAQRKGV
- the LOC123612664 gene encoding uncharacterized protein LOC123612664 isoform X11 yields the protein MIVAIIPGFALMPRLCHQQVVERSRTPVAEMFDDTHHQIGAASPYPAYDRWLDTQGVCQSPVSTSCPTFLHHWTCQPGLHPGDHVTRGGQREPEPVPIADGTRGLAPAVTRHHGVPGLDPDAWRGRGAGPGPCRSCFENPKLTSWTQRGHLHGESGGRDC
- the LOC123612664 gene encoding uncharacterized protein LOC123612664 isoform X6, which gives rise to MIVAIIPGFALMPRLCHQQVVERSRTPVAEMFDDTHHQIGAASPYPAYDRWLDTQGVCQSPVSTSCPTFLHHWTCQPGLHPGDHVTRGGQREPEPVPIADGTRGLAPAVTRHHGVPGGRAGGQRSGGRRDAWPAQLSAFVLLTSPPRSPSPPLCSHCNQMLQLSLFPGLDPDAWRGRGAGPGPCRSCFENPKLTSWTQRGHLHGESGGRDC